The following proteins are co-located in the Bremerella cremea genome:
- a CDS encoding FAD-dependent oxidoreductase, whose amino-acid sequence MLSVRLLFTAVLSLVLAGLSQGQLFAETKSVDVVVYGATPGGVCAAIAAAREGASVILLEPTSHVGGVNTGGLSFSDSNQTVRSTVMGLFDEWHRRIEDDYRSRGVKLPYDVSVKDNSKWTYEPHVAMRVTKAMLKEAGVDVLTQRELKSVRKEDATIVEIETTGGSYAAKTFVDATYEGDLMAAAGVQWTIGREGKAAFGESLAGKRYPKGRMKLSGFDAQGNLLPLVTTSELGNESEGDDRVMVYSFRLCLTSDPANRIPFPKPEHYDPARFEVVRRYAKSGGTSFGIDLYPLPGNKLDGNNSIGGQFSLGLVGACNGWSEGDAQRRAEIFEAHRQYTLEFYHFLTTDQAVPEEVRKKYAALGLCRDEFPDTDHWPPQLYVREGRRMQGMYVVSEDDILKNPTKEDPIVVSSFPIDSHDCQRVAFEDGTVADEGTIFPVRMPGRRHGYAYHIPYRAILPQANQCDNLLVPVALSCTHVGISSIRVEPTWMILGQSAGIAAAVAAEDGVTVQDLPYERLKKRLLAQGQVLELPKLPELPEPSNEGSIPKKSLAGIVLDDTDAQLEGAWSHSTNFKPNIEKGYVHDEAKGDGLSRATFKLSVPKSGRYLVLMAYSPHPTRAKNVPVRIHSGGKEVLWHIDQTQPLPTGKMFREIGQVALSADGDTVIDIGNEGTDGFVILDALQLIPVAP is encoded by the coding sequence ATGCTTTCTGTTCGCTTGCTCTTTACTGCTGTTTTGTCTTTAGTTTTAGCTGGACTGAGCCAAGGGCAGCTGTTTGCCGAGACTAAATCGGTGGATGTCGTGGTCTATGGGGCGACTCCTGGCGGGGTTTGTGCGGCGATTGCTGCGGCTCGTGAAGGGGCGTCGGTAATTCTGTTGGAACCAACTTCCCACGTGGGCGGCGTGAACACCGGTGGGCTTAGTTTCAGCGACTCGAACCAAACGGTTCGCTCGACCGTGATGGGTTTGTTTGATGAATGGCATCGCCGGATCGAGGACGATTATCGCTCGCGCGGGGTGAAGTTGCCCTACGATGTTAGCGTGAAAGATAACTCGAAATGGACCTACGAGCCTCACGTTGCGATGCGGGTTACTAAGGCGATGCTCAAAGAAGCAGGCGTCGACGTTCTCACTCAGCGCGAACTGAAATCGGTGCGGAAAGAGGACGCCACCATTGTTGAAATCGAGACCACCGGCGGAAGCTACGCGGCGAAGACGTTTGTCGATGCGACCTACGAAGGGGACTTGATGGCTGCAGCCGGTGTGCAGTGGACGATAGGTCGAGAAGGAAAAGCGGCGTTCGGGGAATCGTTGGCGGGCAAACGTTACCCCAAAGGGCGAATGAAGCTCTCTGGCTTCGACGCTCAAGGAAATCTCTTGCCGTTGGTCACCACTTCCGAACTAGGCAACGAAAGCGAAGGGGACGATCGGGTGATGGTTTATAGCTTCCGCTTGTGCCTCACCAGCGACCCTGCCAATCGCATTCCGTTCCCGAAGCCTGAGCACTATGACCCTGCGCGGTTTGAAGTGGTGCGGCGTTATGCCAAATCGGGCGGAACCAGCTTTGGGATCGATTTATATCCTTTGCCAGGCAACAAGCTTGATGGTAATAACTCGATTGGTGGGCAGTTTTCGTTAGGGCTCGTTGGAGCTTGCAATGGTTGGAGCGAAGGAGATGCGCAGCGACGTGCCGAGATTTTTGAGGCACATCGGCAGTATACGCTCGAGTTCTATCATTTCCTGACAACCGATCAGGCGGTGCCTGAGGAGGTGCGGAAGAAGTACGCAGCCCTAGGGCTTTGCCGGGACGAGTTTCCCGATACCGATCACTGGCCACCGCAATTGTATGTCCGTGAAGGTCGCCGGATGCAAGGGATGTATGTCGTCAGCGAAGACGACATCTTAAAGAATCCCACCAAGGAAGACCCCATTGTGGTTTCGTCGTTTCCAATCGATTCGCACGATTGCCAACGCGTTGCGTTTGAAGATGGGACAGTAGCAGATGAGGGAACGATATTTCCTGTGCGCATGCCTGGGCGGCGGCATGGCTATGCCTACCATATTCCATATCGAGCAATTCTGCCGCAAGCCAATCAATGCGATAACTTGCTGGTCCCGGTCGCGCTCTCCTGCACACACGTTGGTATCTCTTCGATCCGTGTCGAGCCGACTTGGATGATTCTAGGACAGAGTGCTGGCATTGCCGCTGCGGTAGCTGCCGAAGATGGGGTGACGGTGCAGGACTTGCCGTACGAACGTCTTAAGAAACGATTGCTTGCGCAAGGGCAGGTGCTCGAATTACCAAAGCTGCCTGAATTGCCAGAACCATCTAACGAGGGGAGTATTCCCAAGAAGTCTCTCGCGGGCATCGTACTGGACGACACCGATGCCCAGCTTGAGGGGGCTTGGTCGCATTCTACCAACTTCAAGCCAAACATCGAAAAGGGATATGTTCACGACGAGGCCAAAGGGGATGGGCTTTCGCGTGCCACTTTTAAGCTAAGCGTCCCCAAGTCGGGACGCTATCTAGTTCTGATGGCTTATTCGCCTCACCCAACCCGGGCAAAGAATGTGCCGGTTCGCATTCATAGTGGCGGTAAGGAAGTTCTCTGGCACATCGACCAGACCCAGCCCTTGCCAACCGGAAAGATGTTTCGCGAAATCGGACAGGTTGCACTTTCGGCGGATGGCGACACCGTGATCGACATCGGGAACGAAGGTACTGACGGTTTTGTCATTCTAGATGCTTTGCAGTTGATACCAGTCGCACCATAG
- a CDS encoding arginyltransferase: MHQQYGSKFIDVEEACPYLPDRLAVLPFYLTDFRSDPASFDQALSEGVRRSGIFIYHTDCPGCNACEAIRIPVDEFQPRRRHRRVLKKGEEQLRVVIGEPMVDSQRLELYNRHKMGRGLGEPGTEIDLRSLKEFLGITCCDSREFRYYCGEELVGVAIADIGQETMSAVYCYFDSQRSDLGIGNFSVLKQIETCREWGLKYLYLGFYVAGNEHMRYKASYLPHERRIDGEWVRFD, from the coding sequence ATGCACCAACAGTACGGTTCGAAATTCATCGATGTGGAAGAGGCATGCCCCTATCTGCCTGATCGTTTGGCAGTGCTGCCGTTTTATCTGACCGATTTTCGTTCCGATCCGGCCTCGTTCGATCAAGCGCTGTCCGAAGGTGTTCGCCGTTCTGGCATTTTCATCTACCACACCGACTGCCCAGGCTGTAACGCTTGCGAAGCCATTCGGATCCCGGTCGACGAGTTCCAACCACGGCGGCGGCATCGCCGCGTTCTCAAAAAGGGGGAGGAACAATTGCGGGTCGTCATTGGCGAGCCCATGGTCGATAGCCAACGACTCGAATTGTACAACCGCCATAAAATGGGACGAGGGCTCGGAGAGCCTGGCACGGAGATCGATCTGCGGTCGCTCAAAGAGTTCCTAGGAATTACCTGCTGCGACAGTCGCGAGTTCCGCTATTACTGTGGCGAAGAATTGGTTGGTGTGGCGATAGCCGATATCGGGCAAGAAACGATGTCGGCGGTCTATTGCTATTTCGATTCTCAGCGTAGTGATTTAGGAATCGGTAACTTCTCGGTCCTAAAACAAATTGAAACCTGCCGCGAGTGGGGTCTGAAGTATCTCTATCTCGGTTTCTATGTCGCTGGCAACGAGCACATGCGCTACAAGGCGAGCTACCTACCGCACGAGCGGAGGATTGATGGCGAGTGGGTTCGTTTTGACTAA
- the dnaB gene encoding replicative DNA helicase: protein MASGSKSKKRRFDDREEVATNLFDKQPPCSVEAEQCVLGSIILLPDVIDDVIMVVRPEDFYDEANKKLFEHMVELHNSGRKIDTTLLTEHLRNAGDWEFVGETAYLAKVARSVPHAAHAVSYAEIVRKKATSRNLILAATDILQDAYQEAGKPEELVGRAEQKIFSILDGRDNRSMASMREIVTEAMERIDARLRGETANGVLTGFTDIDEMTSGFHGSQLLILAARPAMGKTAFAMNIAENIAVHDKIPVLFVSLEMGSVELCDRLLCSVARVNGHRLRNGTLSNEDRAKLIERSSLVAEAPLFVDDSPSRTVAEIAASARRIMRNERRLGLIVIDYLQLIEPDNANDPRQEQVAKIARRLKGLAREMNVPILCLAQLNRQAEASKDNKPKLSHLRESGAIEQDADVVMFVHREEYYHSGEERDQYTGQAEIIIGKQRAGPVGEVKLTWLKDFTRFENAFDREPDDFSAFNQGEGGF, encoded by the coding sequence GTGGCATCAGGCAGTAAATCGAAAAAGCGGCGATTTGACGACCGAGAAGAAGTCGCCACGAATCTTTTCGACAAGCAGCCTCCGTGTAGTGTGGAAGCGGAACAGTGCGTGTTGGGAAGTATTATTCTTTTGCCGGACGTGATCGACGACGTCATCATGGTGGTTCGGCCTGAGGACTTCTACGACGAGGCCAACAAGAAGCTATTCGAGCATATGGTCGAACTGCACAACAGTGGCAGGAAGATTGATACCACGCTGCTGACCGAGCATCTGCGAAACGCTGGCGATTGGGAATTTGTTGGTGAGACAGCTTACCTGGCTAAGGTAGCCCGCAGTGTGCCGCACGCGGCGCATGCGGTGAGCTATGCCGAGATCGTCCGTAAGAAAGCGACTAGTCGCAATCTTATTTTGGCCGCGACCGATATTCTGCAAGATGCCTACCAGGAAGCCGGCAAGCCGGAGGAATTGGTTGGGCGGGCGGAACAAAAGATCTTTTCCATTCTCGACGGACGCGACAATCGTAGCATGGCCAGCATGCGCGAAATCGTGACCGAGGCGATGGAGAGGATCGATGCTCGCTTGCGGGGCGAAACGGCCAACGGTGTGCTGACCGGCTTCACCGATATCGACGAGATGACGAGCGGTTTTCATGGGAGCCAATTGCTGATCCTCGCGGCTCGTCCGGCGATGGGGAAAACCGCGTTCGCCATGAACATCGCCGAAAACATCGCCGTCCACGACAAAATCCCGGTGTTGTTTGTCAGCTTGGAAATGGGATCAGTCGAGCTTTGCGATCGTTTGCTGTGTAGCGTTGCCAGGGTGAACGGCCATCGCCTGCGCAATGGAACGCTCAGTAACGAAGACCGCGCAAAGCTGATCGAGCGGTCTTCCTTGGTGGCCGAGGCGCCGCTGTTTGTCGATGACTCACCAAGCCGAACTGTCGCCGAGATTGCGGCATCCGCTCGTCGTATCATGCGGAACGAACGACGGCTGGGGTTGATTGTCATTGACTATTTGCAGCTTATTGAGCCAGATAATGCGAACGATCCGCGACAAGAACAAGTCGCCAAGATCGCCCGGCGTTTAAAAGGTTTAGCTCGTGAGATGAACGTCCCGATCTTATGCCTGGCCCAGCTTAATCGGCAAGCCGAAGCCTCGAAAGACAACAAGCCGAAGCTCAGTCACCTTCGTGAATCGGGGGCAATCGAGCAAGACGCCGACGTGGTGATGTTTGTCCATCGCGAGGAATACTATCACAGCGGCGAGGAACGGGATCAATATACCGGGCAAGCCGAGATTATCATCGGCAAGCAGCGTGCAGGCCCGGTCGGAGAAGTCAAACTGACGTGGCTGAAAGACTTTACGCGATTTGAAAATGCGTTTGATCGCGAGCCAGATGACTTTTCGGCATTCAATCAAGGAGAAGGGGGCTTCTAG
- the rplI gene encoding 50S ribosomal protein L9, giving the protein MPTRSEKHKARPWKRLPKGKHGGIELLLIQSVDHLGKPGDVVEVRPGYANNYLIPQGLATVATSHHKRMVEKHKAKLVEIEKSRLAGLRAIADLLNRQSVTIEANANDEGHLYGSVGQAEIVHALKEQNFTVTPDQVRLQGPLKELGLYTVKIHLHAEIESELKVWVVPTVSGD; this is encoded by the coding sequence ATGCCAACTCGATCTGAAAAGCACAAAGCACGTCCTTGGAAACGTTTGCCCAAAGGCAAGCATGGCGGTATCGAACTGCTATTGATCCAATCGGTCGACCACCTCGGCAAGCCTGGCGATGTCGTGGAAGTGCGTCCTGGTTACGCTAACAACTACCTCATTCCGCAAGGCTTAGCAACGGTTGCTACTTCGCACCATAAGCGTATGGTCGAAAAGCACAAAGCTAAGTTGGTCGAGATCGAAAAGTCCCGTTTGGCTGGTCTGCGTGCAATCGCTGATTTGCTGAATCGTCAGAGCGTTACAATCGAAGCGAACGCCAACGACGAAGGGCATTTGTACGGTAGTGTCGGCCAAGCCGAGATCGTGCATGCGTTGAAAGAGCAGAACTTCACGGTCACCCCAGATCAGGTTCGCCTGCAGGGTCCGCTGAAAGAACTCGGTTTGTATACCGTTAAGATTCACCTTCATGCTGAAATTGAATCGGAATTGAAGGTTTGGGTTGTTCCAACCGTTTCTGGTGATTAG
- the ssb gene encoding single-stranded DNA-binding protein, which translates to MASFNRVILVGNLTRDVDLRYVSGGGTAVTELGLAVNDRRKTQSGEWVDETTFVDVTLWGRTAEIASEYLSKGSSVLIEGRLKLDTWETDGQKRSKLRVVGEKMQMLGGREGGGGGGSRGSGPARPARQSQPQGGGRGGYDQSSGPDYDSYDDGSFGGSGSQGAADDDIPF; encoded by the coding sequence ATGGCAAGTTTCAACCGAGTAATTCTGGTCGGGAACCTGACACGAGACGTCGACTTACGATACGTTTCCGGAGGGGGAACAGCCGTAACCGAGCTGGGCTTAGCGGTTAATGATCGACGTAAGACACAATCGGGCGAATGGGTCGATGAAACGACCTTTGTGGATGTGACCCTGTGGGGACGCACCGCAGAAATCGCCAGTGAATATTTGAGCAAGGGCTCGTCCGTTTTGATCGAAGGGCGGCTTAAGCTCGACACATGGGAAACAGACGGTCAGAAGCGATCGAAGCTTCGCGTGGTCGGCGAGAAAATGCAAATGCTCGGCGGTCGTGAAGGAGGCGGCGGTGGTGGAAGTCGTGGAAGCGGGCCAGCCCGCCCAGCCAGACAATCGCAACCACAAGGTGGCGGTCGCGGTGGCTACGACCAATCGTCCGGTCCCGACTACGATTCCTACGATGACGGCAGCTTCGGGGGATCTGGTTCCCAGGGAGCTGCCGATGATGATATTCCGTTCTAG
- the rpsF gene encoding 30S ribosomal protein S6, with amino-acid sequence MAAYVYEGMFILDSNRYGKDPSGVAGKIDALVQQLGGEILVSRMWAEQRLAYPINGHRRGTYWLTYFRLDSLKVDELNYACNINDDMLRFLFIKHDPRIVDMLVAHAEGHEFAGGDDDSDDSAADTEEDDDAVSEDEEETVEASE; translated from the coding sequence TTGGCGGCTTACGTTTACGAGGGGATGTTCATCCTGGACTCCAACCGGTATGGAAAGGATCCCAGTGGGGTCGCCGGGAAAATTGATGCTCTCGTGCAACAGCTCGGTGGCGAAATCCTGGTCAGCCGCATGTGGGCCGAACAGCGTCTGGCGTACCCGATTAATGGGCATCGTCGTGGCACTTACTGGCTGACCTACTTCCGCTTGGACAGCTTGAAAGTTGACGAACTCAACTATGCATGCAACATCAACGATGACATGCTACGGTTCTTGTTCATCAAGCACGATCCACGCATTGTCGATATGCTGGTTGCTCACGCTGAAGGTCATGAGTTCGCCGGTGGCGACGATGACTCGGATGACTCCGCAGCAGATACCGAAGAAGATGATGACGCAGTGTCGGAAGACGAAGAAGAAACCGTGGAAGCTTCCGAATAG
- the pth gene encoding aminoacyl-tRNA hydrolase: protein MKLVVGLGNPGKKYEGTRHNVGFEVLQSLAKRHTAPPPKSKFNGQLTEIGVRGEKLLMLCPLTYMNKSGNSVRPAFDFYKLTLEDILIVCDDFNLPLAKLRLKGKGSAGGQNGLADVIQKLGSSEVPRLRLGIGAPREGADVAGYVLSNFAKAEKPEIDVCVEQAASAVEDWATQGLTYAMNQYNA from the coding sequence ATGAAACTCGTTGTCGGGCTCGGAAATCCAGGCAAGAAATACGAAGGCACGCGGCATAATGTCGGTTTCGAGGTGTTGCAATCGCTGGCCAAACGCCATACAGCTCCTCCTCCGAAATCGAAATTTAATGGTCAATTGACCGAAATTGGTGTTCGGGGAGAGAAGCTATTAATGCTTTGCCCGCTCACCTACATGAATAAAAGTGGAAATAGCGTTCGTCCAGCGTTCGATTTTTATAAGTTAACGCTGGAAGACATTTTGATCGTCTGCGATGATTTCAATCTTCCTTTAGCTAAATTAAGGCTTAAGGGGAAAGGGTCCGCAGGAGGGCAAAATGGCTTAGCTGATGTCATTCAAAAGCTAGGCTCGAGCGAGGTGCCTCGGTTGCGACTAGGGATCGGCGCACCGCGAGAAGGGGCCGACGTGGCTGGCTATGTCTTGAGCAATTTTGCCAAGGCGGAAAAGCCCGAAATAGATGTATGCGTTGAGCAAGCTGCTTCGGCAGTTGAAGACTGGGCAACCCAGGGGCTCACGTATGCGATGAACCAATACAACGCGTAG
- a CDS encoding co-chaperone GroES — translation MAKSTRSQTIEYVEPIGARVLVRKDEPKRTTKGGIALPDQAEIPTITGRIVAISTQIENDEDFPLRQYDKILFHPKEAIPVDFETDNQLFVVPVEDVVAVFRRDKAPKAPKED, via the coding sequence ATGGCGAAATCGACCCGCAGTCAGACTATTGAGTACGTCGAACCAATCGGTGCCCGAGTGCTCGTTCGCAAGGATGAACCGAAGCGAACGACCAAAGGAGGAATCGCCTTACCAGACCAGGCTGAAATTCCGACGATAACTGGTCGCATCGTGGCAATCTCGACTCAAATCGAAAACGACGAGGATTTCCCGTTGCGACAGTACGACAAAATCTTATTCCACCCGAAAGAGGCAATCCCGGTCGATTTCGAGACCGACAATCAGCTATTTGTCGTTCCGGTAGAAGATGTTGTGGCTGTCTTTCGCCGCGACAAAGCCCCTAAAGCACCGAAGGAAGACTAA
- a CDS encoding ribose-phosphate diphosphokinase — translation MREIKIFSGRANQKLAEDICSFLHLKLGRVSLGEFPDGEIQCKIEEDVRGRDVFLVQPTCPPVNNNLMELLVMIDSCRRASAERITAVIPYYGYARQDRKDEGRVPITAKMVADLITSAGADRVLTMDLHAAQIQGFFNVPVDHLNASPVLNHYFLSLGVPTENLCVVSPDAGSIKRAVTHHRRLNGELAIVDKRRTSAHETTTKNIIGGPIEGKVAVIFDDMISTAGSICGAAKVVHKAGAKEIYLAATHGVLCGPAVARLQAAPIKEIILTDTIPQKSQDLLKNMRVLSVAPLLGEAIKRIHNDESISALFRENIG, via the coding sequence ATGCGTGAGATCAAAATCTTCAGCGGTCGCGCCAATCAAAAACTTGCCGAGGACATTTGCAGCTTTCTGCATTTGAAGCTTGGACGCGTCTCGCTGGGTGAATTTCCCGATGGCGAGATCCAGTGCAAGATTGAAGAAGATGTCCGCGGACGTGATGTCTTTTTGGTGCAGCCCACTTGCCCCCCGGTGAACAACAATTTGATGGAACTGTTGGTCATGATCGACAGTTGCCGGCGGGCCAGTGCCGAGCGGATTACGGCCGTGATTCCCTACTACGGTTACGCTCGACAAGATCGCAAAGACGAAGGCCGTGTGCCGATTACGGCGAAAATGGTCGCCGACTTGATCACCAGTGCAGGGGCCGATCGAGTTTTGACAATGGATCTGCATGCCGCTCAGATTCAGGGGTTCTTTAACGTACCAGTCGATCACCTGAATGCTTCGCCAGTGCTCAATCATTATTTTTTGAGCTTGGGCGTGCCTACGGAAAACCTATGCGTGGTTAGCCCAGATGCGGGCAGTATCAAGCGAGCGGTAACGCATCATCGTCGTTTGAACGGTGAATTAGCGATTGTGGATAAGCGGCGGACGAGTGCTCATGAGACAACCACCAAAAACATCATCGGTGGACCGATCGAAGGTAAGGTTGCCGTTATCTTCGACGACATGATCAGCACCGCTGGCTCGATTTGCGGTGCTGCTAAGGTTGTTCATAAGGCAGGTGCTAAGGAAATCTACCTCGCTGCGACCCACGGTGTGCTCTGTGGGCCGGCAGTGGCTCGCCTGCAAGCAGCCCCGATCAAAGAGATTATCCTGACGGATACCATTCCTCAGAAGTCGCAGGACTTGCTGAAAAACATGCGAGTCCTATCGGTTGCGCCACTTTTAGGGGAAGCAATCAAGCGGATTCACAACGACGAATCGATCAGCGCGTTGTTCCGCGAGAATATCGGCTAA
- a CDS encoding sugar phosphate nucleotidyltransferase: MGKRIAVVLAAGKGTRMQSEMPKVLFPVLGRPMIEYVLDALREVDVEKIICVVGYRAEDVKAALSQYSDLVFVEQTEQLGTGHAVQMCLEELKATQGAVVVLAGDSPLVQPSSLNELFTTFESQGHACLLGTLKRDDPTGLGRIVRDSDGVFEGIVEQKDATPEQCQITEVNMSTYVFDAPRLVDALSRLTNDNAQGEYYLTDCPRILKAMGYKVDALPVLKACEAHSINSREQLAEVERVMTEIGYNKN; the protein is encoded by the coding sequence ATGGGAAAACGTATTGCGGTCGTTCTGGCAGCCGGAAAAGGTACCAGGATGCAATCAGAGATGCCCAAAGTGCTTTTTCCGGTACTTGGACGTCCTATGATCGAGTATGTCTTGGATGCTTTACGAGAAGTCGACGTTGAGAAGATTATCTGCGTGGTCGGCTATCGAGCCGAAGATGTAAAGGCCGCGTTAAGCCAGTATTCTGATCTGGTCTTTGTCGAGCAGACCGAGCAGCTTGGCACCGGGCATGCAGTTCAAATGTGCCTGGAAGAACTGAAAGCAACGCAAGGGGCGGTTGTTGTCTTGGCGGGCGATTCGCCATTGGTTCAGCCTTCTTCACTGAATGAATTGTTTACCACCTTCGAATCGCAAGGGCACGCTTGCTTGTTGGGAACGCTAAAACGAGACGATCCAACAGGCTTGGGACGCATTGTTCGTGATTCGGACGGGGTGTTCGAGGGGATTGTCGAGCAGAAAGATGCCACCCCTGAGCAGTGCCAAATCACGGAGGTGAATATGAGCACCTACGTCTTCGATGCCCCTCGTTTGGTTGATGCCCTTTCGCGTTTGACTAACGATAACGCCCAGGGTGAGTATTATTTGACCGATTGTCCTCGGATTCTCAAGGCAATGGGGTATAAGGTCGACGCCTTGCCGGTTCTCAAGGCGTGTGAAGCACACAGCATCAATTCTCGCGAGCAATTGGCGGAGGTAGAGCGTGTGATGACCGAAATTGGTTACAATAAGAATTGA
- a CDS encoding protein kinase domain-containing protein, translating into MADLTAEGFAQRVIDYKLIEHYQVEQIWSDLGTRDISLGEFQNILLRKELLTNYQVERIVKGLRTGYFYGDYKALYMIGTGTFARVFRTVHKDTGKVVAAKVLRRRFSEDPKRASQFMTEGELGKGLRHPNICPIYEVHSETSMYQQGTNYFLIIEFIEGQNLRDLLRIRGKFSPKEATQLMIDITSGLAYAAERGLTHRDLKTSNVLISSRGRAKLVDFGLAAFAEQVSEDGQASNPRTVDYAGLEIATNAPRDDSRSDIFFAGAIYYHMLSGELALNETRDRSERLSAGRYLNVKPIAQVAPDLPRSVAAVVAKAMETNPDRRYQTTGQMLMDLKMAAKRLEMGDDSTAGEIRGKIEAQNEARIAKQFEGYNKTIMIVESNMDMQNVLRDRLKKYGYRVLVISNPQRALDRYAEDADPADIIVFSAIDMGEPALEAFNRFGSDEETKDKPAVLIIKERQKAIREAAILGENRAIMTMPVKVRDLRRLVHELLKDPLSEEEDQEEAEAETA; encoded by the coding sequence ATGGCTGACCTAACCGCCGAAGGCTTCGCGCAGCGCGTTATCGACTACAAACTTATCGAACACTACCAGGTGGAACAGATTTGGAGTGATTTGGGAACTCGCGATATATCGCTGGGTGAGTTCCAGAATATCCTGCTACGTAAAGAGCTGCTGACCAACTATCAGGTCGAGCGAATTGTTAAGGGATTGCGCACCGGCTATTTCTATGGGGACTACAAAGCCCTCTATATGATCGGCACCGGCACGTTCGCTCGCGTGTTTCGCACGGTTCATAAAGATACGGGTAAAGTTGTTGCCGCCAAAGTGCTTCGCCGTCGATTCAGCGAAGATCCTAAGCGAGCCTCGCAGTTCATGACCGAAGGAGAGCTCGGCAAGGGTTTGCGGCATCCCAATATCTGCCCGATCTACGAAGTGCATTCTGAAACTTCGATGTACCAGCAAGGGACCAACTACTTCCTGATCATTGAATTTATCGAAGGTCAAAACCTGCGTGACCTTCTCCGCATCCGAGGCAAGTTCAGCCCCAAAGAAGCCACGCAATTGATGATCGACATCACCTCTGGGCTGGCCTACGCCGCCGAACGTGGTTTGACGCATCGCGACTTGAAAACCTCTAACGTACTCATTTCTTCTCGTGGTCGCGCCAAGCTGGTGGACTTCGGTCTGGCCGCTTTCGCGGAACAAGTCAGTGAAGATGGCCAAGCTTCGAATCCACGTACGGTTGACTACGCAGGTCTAGAAATCGCCACCAATGCGCCACGAGATGACAGCCGCAGCGATATTTTCTTTGCCGGTGCGATTTACTATCACATGCTCTCTGGCGAACTGGCATTAAACGAAACTCGCGACCGCTCTGAACGCCTTTCGGCTGGACGTTATCTGAACGTGAAGCCGATTGCCCAAGTTGCCCCTGACCTGCCCCGCTCGGTAGCGGCTGTCGTGGCAAAAGCGATGGAAACCAATCCCGATCGTCGCTATCAAACCACAGGTCAGATGCTGATGGACCTGAAAATGGCGGCCAAGCGGCTAGAAATGGGCGATGATTCCACAGCAGGAGAAATTCGCGGCAAGATCGAGGCGCAAAACGAAGCCCGGATCGCCAAGCAGTTTGAAGGGTATAACAAGACGATCATGATCGTCGAGTCGAACATGGACATGCAAAATGTCTTACGCGATCGCCTGAAAAAGTATGGTTATCGCGTGTTAGTTATTAGCAACCCGCAACGCGCACTTGATCGCTACGCAGAAGATGCCGATCCTGCAGATATTATCGTCTTCAGCGCGATCGACATGGGCGAGCCAGCCCTGGAAGCATTTAATCGCTTTGGCAGCGACGAAGAAACCAAAGACAAACCAGCGGTGCTGATCATCAAAGAACGCCAAAAGGCGATCCGCGAAGCCGCTATCTTGGGCGAGAACCGGGCAATCATGACCATGCCGGTCAAAGTTCGGGATTTACGCAGGTTAGTCCACGAACTCTTGAAAGACCCTCTCAGCGAAGAAGAAGACCAAGAAGAAGCAGAGGCTGAAACGGCTTAA